In Ruminococcaceae bacterium BL-6, a genomic segment contains:
- the yngB gene encoding putative UTP-glucose-1-phosphate uridylyltransferase (Evidence 3 : Putative function from multiple computational evidences; PubMedId : 8320212, 20512483; Product type e : enzyme), giving the protein MKITKAVIPAAGLGTRVLPATKALPKEMLPIVDKPAIQYIVEEAVHSGITDILIITNRGKDLIEDHFDRAPELEAKLADGGDAKRKSLDEVIRISRLANLYFMRQKETRGLGHAVGCARSFVGNEPFAVLYGDDVIIGDDPACGQLIRAYEEFGTGVLGVKKVSEDAISRYSSLKVEPVRGNLFKCTDMVEKPSPDKVFSLYSILGRCVLTPDIFDILDKTPPGAGGEIQLTDAMRVLARTRGMMAVDFTGTRYDMGNKLGILQASVEVALRHPEIGPGFREYLKGIAKTL; this is encoded by the coding sequence TTGAAAATAACAAAAGCGGTCATTCCGGCGGCCGGCCTCGGCACGCGCGTCCTTCCCGCCACCAAGGCCCTGCCGAAGGAAATGCTGCCGATCGTGGACAAGCCGGCCATTCAATATATCGTGGAGGAAGCCGTCCATTCCGGCATCACCGACATTCTGATCATCACGAACCGCGGCAAGGACCTGATCGAGGACCACTTCGACCGCGCGCCCGAGCTTGAGGCAAAGCTCGCCGACGGCGGGGACGCGAAACGGAAAAGCCTGGACGAAGTGATCCGGATCTCCCGGCTCGCCAACCTTTATTTCATGCGCCAGAAAGAGACCCGCGGCCTCGGCCACGCCGTGGGCTGCGCGCGTTCGTTCGTGGGGAACGAGCCGTTCGCCGTCCTTTACGGCGACGACGTCATCATCGGGGATGACCCCGCGTGCGGCCAGCTGATCCGCGCGTACGAGGAATTCGGGACCGGCGTGCTCGGCGTGAAGAAGGTTTCGGAGGACGCGATCTCCAGATACAGCTCTTTAAAGGTGGAGCCCGTGCGCGGCAACCTGTTCAAATGCACCGACATGGTCGAAAAGCCATCCCCGGACAAGGTCTTTTCCCTGTATTCCATTCTGGGCCGCTGCGTGCTGACGCCGGATATCTTCGACATCCTCGACAAAACGCCGCCCGGAGCCGGCGGCGAAATCCAGCTGACCGACGCGATGCGCGTCCTTGCCCGGACCCGCGGCATGATGGCGGTGGATTTTACCGGCACGCGGTACGACATGGGCAACAAGCTCGGGATTCTGCAGGCCAGCGTCGAAGTGGCCCTGCGCCACCCGGAGATCGGGCCCGGGTTCCGGGAATACCTGAAAGGCATCGCGAAAACGCTGTAA
- a CDS encoding SSU ribosomal protein S6p produces MPDIKNSYETVFILSTSLGDDGITATIDKFKSLIEAHGTIDSVDDWGKRRLAYPINKQNEGHYTLINFTSSPEFTAELDRIYKITDGVIRSLIVKKEAKKERPQKAAEAKKAVEVKKAENAERE; encoded by the coding sequence ATGCCGGATATTAAAAATTCCTATGAAACCGTATTCATCCTTTCCACTTCGCTGGGGGATGACGGGATCACCGCGACGATCGACAAATTCAAAAGCCTGATCGAGGCGCACGGCACGATCGACAGCGTGGATGACTGGGGAAAGCGCAGGCTTGCCTACCCCATCAACAAGCAGAACGAGGGCCATTATACGCTGATCAACTTTACGAGCTCCCCCGAATTTACCGCCGAGCTCGACCGTATCTACAAGATCACCGACGGAGTCATCCGTTCCCTGATCGTCAAGAAAGAAGCAAAAAAAGAAAGACCCCAAAAAGCTGCCGAGGCAAAAAAAGCCGTTGAGGTCAAAAAAGCCGAGAATGCGGAAAGAGAGTGA
- the ssb gene encoding Single-stranded DNA-binding protein, with product MLNVAVLMGRLVADPELRHTPNDIAVTSFTVAVDRSYVKAGAERQADFIDIVAWRSTAEFVCRYFRKGQLIAVQGSIQTRSYTDKEGNKRKAFEIVADNVHFAEPKRDSSGQSGGGYSNANRAEPANSPAPAYTSGNTGDFEEIPTDDDLPF from the coding sequence ATGCTCAATGTCGCTGTATTGATGGGCAGGCTCGTCGCCGACCCGGAGCTTCGTCACACGCCGAACGACATCGCCGTCACCAGCTTTACCGTCGCGGTCGACCGCTCTTATGTCAAGGCGGGCGCGGAACGCCAGGCCGATTTCATCGACATTGTTGCGTGGCGCTCCACTGCGGAATTTGTGTGCAGATATTTCCGCAAGGGGCAATTGATCGCAGTGCAGGGCTCGATCCAGACTCGAAGCTACACGGACAAGGAAGGCAACAAGCGCAAGGCTTTTGAGATTGTGGCGGACAACGTCCACTTCGCCGAACCGAAACGCGACAGCTCCGGCCAGTCCGGCGGCGGCTATTCCAACGCCAACCGGGCCGAGCCCGCGAACAGCCCCGCCCCCGCCTACACCAGCGGCAACACTGGAGATTTCGAGGAAATCCCGACGGATGACGATCTTCCGTTCTGA
- the rpsR gene encoding ribosomal protein S18 (Evidence 2a : Function from experimental evidences in other organisms; PubMedId : 12682299, 14762004, 22720735, 24310371; Product type s : structure) — protein MAENRPERDNRRGGRKGRRKVCSFCVEKIDNIDYKDVAKLRRFISERAKILPRRVTGTCAHHQRELTIAIKRARHLALLPFSSD, from the coding sequence ATGGCTGAAAACAGACCCGAACGGGACAACCGCCGCGGCGGCCGCAAAGGGCGCAGGAAGGTATGCAGCTTCTGCGTGGAAAAAATAGACAACATCGATTACAAGGATGTGGCGAAGCTTCGCCGGTTCATTTCGGAAAGGGCGAAGATTCTGCCCCGCAGAGTCACCGGCACGTGCGCGCATCATCAGCGCGAGCTGACCATCGCGATCAAACGCGCGCGCCATCTTGCCCTGCTTCCGTTCAGCAGCGACTGA
- a CDS encoding Metal-dependent hydrolase has product MLFDMHVHMYPDRLAKRAIDSVVRSSTTVPRTNATLEDTRKKLQLWGVTGAAVMNIATKPHQQTDVNNWAARIQDDFFHCFGSVHPAAPDAVRETFRIRELGLYGIKLHPDYQHVFVDDKRFFPVYDAAAELHLPITFHAGMDPLSPKLVHAPPEKIARIARMFPKLTIIAAHLGGMCQCDEAEKYVVGLENVYLDTAMSFRFCSAEQARRMILKHGTDRVLFASDCPWSRPTDELRFVNQLNLSSGDMEKILFRNALYLLHLSPDGKRIRQN; this is encoded by the coding sequence ATGCTATTCGACATGCACGTTCATATGTATCCCGACCGCCTGGCGAAACGGGCGATCGACAGCGTCGTGAGGAGCAGCACGACCGTCCCGCGCACCAACGCCACGCTGGAGGATACGAGAAAAAAGCTGCAATTGTGGGGGGTGACCGGCGCCGCAGTCATGAACATCGCGACCAAGCCGCATCAGCAGACGGACGTCAACAACTGGGCCGCGCGGATTCAGGATGACTTCTTCCACTGCTTCGGCTCCGTCCACCCCGCCGCGCCGGATGCCGTGCGGGAAACCTTCCGCATCCGGGAGCTGGGCCTTTACGGGATCAAACTGCACCCGGACTACCAGCATGTCTTCGTGGATGACAAGCGGTTCTTCCCCGTCTACGACGCGGCCGCCGAGCTTCATCTTCCCATCACGTTCCACGCGGGCATGGACCCGCTCTCCCCAAAGCTTGTCCACGCGCCGCCGGAAAAAATCGCCCGGATCGCCCGCATGTTCCCGAAGCTGACGATCATCGCGGCCCATCTTGGCGGGATGTGTCAATGCGACGAAGCGGAAAAATATGTGGTCGGCCTGGAAAACGTCTATCTGGATACGGCGATGTCGTTCCGGTTCTGCAGCGCGGAGCAGGCGCGGCGTATGATCCTGAAGCACGGAACCGACCGGGTCCTGTTCGCGAGCGACTGCCCCTGGAGCCGGCCGACCGACGAGCTTCGCTTCGTGAACCAGCTGAACCTTTCGTCCGGCGATATGGAAAAAATCCTTTTTCGGAACGCCCTGTATCTGCTCCATCTTTCCCCGGACGGGAAACGGATCCGGCAGAACTGA
- the ogt gene encoding O6-alkylguanine DNA alkyltransferase (Evidence 2a : Function from experimental evidences in other organisms; PubMedId : 2105461, 2308822, 2359121, 2506524, 7565865; Product type e : enzyme), protein MKNVFYYDSPLGTIGIAENGTRITDLFYGKELPGGAKVRETDLLRRAAQQLSEYFAGKRRAFDLPLQAQGTQFQKRVWQALCEIPYGQTRGYGEIAASLGNPKAGRAVGAANHRNPIAIVVPCHRVIGADGSLVGYASGLDIKRKLLALESGIIEDAFRGGRAC, encoded by the coding sequence TTGAAAAACGTATTTTATTACGACTCCCCGCTCGGCACCATCGGAATCGCGGAAAACGGGACGAGAATCACCGACCTTTTCTACGGGAAAGAGCTCCCAGGCGGAGCCAAGGTGCGGGAAACCGACCTGCTCCGGCGCGCGGCGCAGCAGCTTTCCGAATACTTTGCGGGAAAACGCCGCGCCTTTGACCTGCCGCTTCAGGCGCAGGGAACGCAGTTTCAAAAGCGGGTATGGCAGGCGCTGTGCGAAATCCCGTACGGGCAGACGCGCGGCTACGGTGAAATCGCCGCGTCCCTCGGAAATCCGAAGGCGGGGCGCGCGGTCGGGGCGGCGAACCACAGGAACCCCATCGCCATCGTGGTGCCGTGCCACCGCGTGATCGGCGCGGACGGCTCGCTGGTGGGCTACGCTTCGGGGCTGGACATCAAAAGAAAGCTGCTCGCGCTGGAAAGCGGGATCATCGAGGATGCTTTCCGCGGAGGGCGGGCATGCTGA
- the nfo gene encoding putative endonuclease 4 (Evidence 3 : Putative function from multiple computational evidences), translating to MLKIGCHLSVSKGFAAMGRDAVKIGANTIQFFPRNPRGGKAKALNPDDVTAFLSLSKEHPVSALVAHAPYTLNACSADEKVRAFARMAMREDLERMELFPGSFYNFHPGSHVGQGAETGVRLIAGLLNEILSPAVHTKVLLETMAGKGSEVGGRFEELRAILDLVEHPEQMGVCLDTCHVYDAGYDIVNDLDGVLTQFDRVIGLDRLCAVHLNDSKNPFASHKDRHEKIGKGSIGLEAFARIINHEKLRSLPFILETPNELPGYAAEIRLLKSLYREEADDDR from the coding sequence ATGCTGAAAATCGGATGCCACCTCTCGGTTTCGAAGGGCTTTGCCGCCATGGGCCGGGACGCGGTTAAAATCGGCGCGAACACGATCCAGTTCTTCCCGCGCAACCCGCGCGGCGGAAAGGCAAAGGCGCTGAACCCGGACGACGTGACGGCTTTTCTTTCGCTTTCAAAGGAACACCCTGTCAGCGCGCTCGTCGCACACGCGCCTTACACCCTGAACGCCTGCTCCGCGGATGAAAAGGTCCGCGCTTTCGCGCGGATGGCCATGCGGGAGGATCTGGAACGCATGGAGCTTTTTCCGGGCTCCTTTTACAATTTCCATCCGGGGAGCCACGTCGGGCAGGGGGCGGAAACCGGCGTCCGGCTCATCGCCGGACTGCTCAACGAAATCCTGTCCCCCGCCGTGCACACCAAAGTCCTGCTGGAAACCATGGCCGGCAAGGGCAGCGAGGTCGGCGGGCGGTTTGAAGAGCTGCGCGCGATCCTCGACCTGGTGGAGCATCCCGAGCAGATGGGGGTCTGCCTGGACACCTGCCACGTTTACGACGCAGGCTACGACATCGTGAACGACCTGGACGGCGTCCTGACGCAGTTCGACCGCGTCATCGGCCTGGACCGGCTGTGCGCGGTCCATCTGAACGACAGCAAGAATCCTTTTGCGAGCCATAAGGACCGGCATGAAAAGATCGGGAAGGGCTCCATCGGTCTGGAAGCGTTCGCCCGCATCATCAACCATGAAAAGCTGCGCTCCCTGCCGTTCATTCTGGAAACGCCGAATGAGCTTCCCGGCTATGCCGCGGAGATTCGCCTGCTGAAAAGCCTTTACCGGGAGGAGGCGGACGATGACCGTTAA
- a CDS encoding DNA alkylation repair protein, with amino-acid sequence MTVKERLAAMAEPGYQKFTSSLLPDVKGILGVRMPKLRSLAREIALGDWRAFLGEEAESFEEIMLQGMVIGAAKADIEEVLSRAAAFLPKIDNWSVCDGFCVSLKITRKHRERVLSFLTPYLSSEREFDARFSAVMLLDYFITPEYIGRVLPILNGIKNEGYYARMAVAWAASICYLKFPAVTLPYLHGNSLDPFTRRMALQKILDSHRLDETGREEIRKLRDSLAEKERRPT; translated from the coding sequence ATGACCGTTAAAGAGCGCCTTGCCGCGATGGCGGAACCGGGCTACCAAAAATTCACCTCGTCCCTGCTGCCGGATGTGAAGGGAATTCTCGGCGTACGCATGCCGAAGCTTCGCTCTCTGGCCCGGGAAATCGCCCTGGGGGACTGGCGCGCGTTTCTCGGTGAGGAAGCGGAGTCGTTTGAGGAGATCATGCTTCAGGGCATGGTGATCGGCGCGGCGAAGGCGGACATCGAGGAAGTCCTCTCCCGCGCCGCCGCGTTTCTCCCGAAAATCGACAACTGGTCGGTCTGCGACGGGTTCTGCGTGAGCCTGAAGATCACGCGGAAGCACCGGGAGCGCGTCCTTTCTTTCCTGACCCCGTACCTTTCCTCGGAGCGGGAATTCGACGCGCGCTTTTCCGCCGTGATGCTGCTCGACTATTTCATCACCCCGGAATACATCGGCCGCGTGCTTCCGATTCTGAATGGCATCAAAAACGAAGGCTACTATGCCAGAATGGCGGTCGCGTGGGCTGCTTCCATCTGCTATCTGAAATTTCCCGCCGTCACCCTCCCCTATCTTCACGGCAATTCCCTCGACCCTTTTACCCGGCGGATGGCGCTGCAGAAAATTCTGGATTCGCACCGTCTGGATGAAACCGGAAGAGAGGAGATCCGTAAGCTGAGGGATTCTCTCGCGGAAAAAGAAAGGAGACCGACATGA
- the galE gene encoding UDP-glucose 4-epimerase (Evidence 2a : Function from experimental evidences in other organisms; PubMedId : 1906927, 9555917, 14597172; Product type e : enzyme), whose translation MKNILVTGGAGFIGSHTCVELLQSGYGVVVADNLVNSSEQAVRAVKKITGRDFPFYRCDLLDEPELDRVFAENRIDAVIHFAGLKAVGESVKKPLLYYHNNVCGTVNLLRRMERHGVNRLIFSSSATVYGENNPIPYREDMPTGNTTNPYGATKAMIERILTDQCASAGSWGVILLRYFNPVGAHESGLIGENPNGIPNNLMPYITQVAQGRLPYLNVFGNDYPTRDGTGVRDYIHVCDLAAGHVSALEKLFPLSGTEIYNLGTGRGSSVLEVVRAFEKASGVKIPYRFAPRRSGDLPEYYADASKAERELHWKAKYTLEDMCRDSWNFIRTSHPKGEI comes from the coding sequence ATGAAAAACATTCTCGTCACCGGCGGGGCCGGGTTTATCGGAAGCCACACCTGCGTGGAGCTTCTTCAAAGCGGATACGGGGTCGTCGTTGCGGACAATCTCGTGAACTCCAGCGAGCAGGCGGTTCGGGCCGTGAAAAAAATCACCGGGCGGGACTTCCCGTTTTACCGGTGCGACCTTCTGGATGAGCCGGAGCTGGACCGGGTGTTCGCGGAAAACCGGATCGACGCCGTCATCCATTTCGCGGGCCTGAAGGCGGTCGGGGAGAGCGTGAAGAAGCCGCTTCTTTACTATCACAACAACGTGTGCGGAACCGTCAATCTGCTGCGCCGGATGGAACGGCACGGCGTGAACCGGCTGATTTTCAGCTCCTCCGCGACGGTTTACGGCGAAAACAACCCGATCCCTTACCGCGAGGACATGCCGACCGGGAACACGACGAACCCCTACGGCGCCACCAAGGCCATGATCGAACGGATCCTGACGGATCAGTGCGCCTCCGCCGGCAGCTGGGGCGTGATTCTGCTGCGCTATTTTAACCCCGTCGGCGCACACGAAAGCGGACTGATCGGCGAAAACCCCAACGGCATCCCGAACAACCTGATGCCTTATATCACCCAGGTGGCGCAGGGTCGGCTTCCGTACCTGAACGTGTTCGGGAACGACTACCCCACCCGCGACGGAACCGGCGTGCGCGACTACATCCATGTGTGCGACCTCGCCGCCGGCCACGTGAGCGCGCTGGAAAAGCTGTTCCCGCTTTCCGGCACGGAAATCTACAATCTGGGCACCGGGCGCGGAAGCTCCGTGCTGGAGGTGGTGCGGGCATTTGAAAAGGCCTCCGGCGTAAAGATCCCGTACCGCTTCGCGCCGCGCCGTTCCGGCGACCTGCCGGAATATTACGCGGACGCCTCGAAGGCCGAACGCGAGCTGCACTGGAAGGCCAAATATACCCTGGAGGACATGTGCCGCGATTCCTGGAATTTTATCCGCACATCCCATCCCAAAGGCGAAATTTAA
- a CDS encoding GNAT family N-acetyltransferase: MEIDLRSDCGAVDFEELAKLIRAAGLTPHTAEEYGKAFRNSHTAVFAYDGGRLVGCGRALSDGALQAAVYDIAVLPEYQGIGIGRRIVTAILERTKGCGCILFANPGKEPFYRKLNFGSLKTGMGLFPDMESMRRRGFLE; encoded by the coding sequence ATGGAAATCGACCTGCGCTCCGACTGCGGAGCAGTCGACTTTGAAGAGCTGGCGAAGCTGATCCGCGCGGCCGGCCTGACCCCGCACACGGCAGAGGAATACGGGAAAGCGTTCCGGAACAGCCACACCGCCGTATTTGCTTACGACGGCGGCAGGCTGGTCGGCTGCGGGCGGGCCCTTTCGGACGGCGCGTTGCAGGCGGCCGTTTACGATATCGCGGTGCTGCCGGAATATCAGGGAATCGGGATCGGCAGAAGGATCGTCACCGCGATTCTCGAACGGACAAAGGGCTGCGGCTGCATCCTGTTCGCGAACCCGGGCAAGGAACCGTTTTACCGCAAGCTGAATTTCGGCTCGCTGAAAACGGGAATGGGCCTGTTCCCGGACATGGAATCCATGCGCAGACGCGGATTTCTGGAATAA
- a CDS encoding Glycosyl transferase: MVERFVTYQDLPPVMQKEEVKPYWNILGKQKAALFGKRLFDIVVSALILLILSPLFLLLALAIKLDSRGPVFYRQVRVGRYGQDFKIFKFRTMVQDADRIGLSLTTGGDPRITRVGRLIRKCRLDEFSQILNVLSGTMSLVGPRPEVRRYVDAYRPEYLATLLVRPGITATASIEFKDEDELLNSGGDPEQIYIERILPEKMRYNLEYLRHISVWGDLKIMFRTVWAVWK, encoded by the coding sequence ATGGTGGAACGGTTTGTGACTTATCAGGATTTGCCCCCAGTGATGCAAAAAGAAGAAGTGAAGCCGTACTGGAATATTTTGGGAAAACAGAAAGCCGCGCTTTTTGGAAAGCGCCTTTTCGATATCGTGGTGTCCGCGCTGATCCTGCTGATTCTCTCCCCGCTTTTTCTGCTGCTGGCGCTTGCCATCAAGCTGGATTCCAGGGGTCCCGTCTTTTACCGGCAGGTGCGCGTCGGCAGGTACGGGCAGGATTTCAAAATCTTCAAATTCCGCACTATGGTGCAGGATGCCGACCGGATCGGCCTTTCGCTCACCACCGGCGGCGACCCGCGCATCACGCGCGTGGGCAGGCTGATCCGGAAATGCCGCCTGGATGAATTCTCGCAGATTCTGAACGTGCTTTCCGGAACCATGAGCCTGGTCGGCCCCCGGCCGGAAGTGCGCCGGTATGTCGACGCCTACCGGCCCGAATATCTCGCGACCCTTCTGGTGCGGCCCGGGATCACCGCGACCGCGAGCATTGAATTCAAGGACGAGGATGAGCTGCTCAACTCCGGCGGAGACCCCGAGCAGATTTACATCGAGCGGATCCTGCCGGAAAAGATGCGGTACAATCTCGAGTATCTGCGCCATATTTCCGTGTGGGGCGATCTCAAGATCATGTTCCGCACGGTTTGGGCCGTGTGGAAATAA
- a CDS encoding putative ROK family protein (glucokinase) (Evidence 3 : Putative function from multiple computational evidences), translating into MNYLGIDLGGSKIAAGAVNESGRILAKVSRPSGIPCAPEELCRNMADAALACLKQAGLSRDGIAFAGIGCPGSIRCEIGVVEYSPNLFLNDFPMAERMERLLEKPVRIENDANAAAYGEYRAGALRGFRNAACVTLGTGIGCGILIGGAIYGGVNGAAGEIGHTVIERGGRKCHCGRRGCWERYASATGLILTTREMMEQDPSSAIWSLVDGDPDRVTGKTAFDAMRMGDPTAKKVVERYVSDLSCGITNLINTFQPDAVCIGGGISNEGENLLAPVRELTAREQFGTGAAPKTKILRAGLGNDAGIIGAALLGC; encoded by the coding sequence ATGAATTATCTGGGGATCGACCTTGGCGGAAGCAAGATTGCGGCGGGCGCCGTCAACGAAAGCGGGCGGATTCTGGCGAAGGTTTCCCGCCCCTCCGGCATCCCGTGCGCGCCGGAGGAGCTGTGCCGGAACATGGCGGACGCCGCGCTGGCCTGCCTGAAACAGGCGGGCCTTTCCCGGGACGGAATCGCCTTTGCGGGGATCGGGTGCCCCGGCTCCATCAGATGCGAGATCGGCGTTGTCGAGTACTCCCCCAACCTGTTCCTGAACGATTTTCCGATGGCGGAGCGGATGGAACGGCTTCTCGAAAAGCCCGTCCGCATCGAAAACGACGCCAACGCGGCGGCTTACGGAGAATACCGCGCGGGCGCCCTGCGGGGATTCCGGAACGCGGCCTGCGTCACGCTGGGCACGGGGATCGGCTGCGGGATCCTGATCGGCGGAGCCATTTACGGCGGCGTCAACGGGGCGGCGGGCGAGATCGGCCACACCGTCATCGAGCGCGGCGGGCGGAAATGCCACTGCGGGCGCCGCGGCTGCTGGGAGCGGTACGCCTCCGCGACGGGCCTGATCCTGACGACGCGCGAAATGATGGAACAGGACCCATCCAGCGCGATCTGGAGCCTTGTGGACGGCGACCCGGACCGCGTGACGGGCAAAACCGCCTTTGATGCCATGCGCATGGGAGACCCCACCGCGAAAAAGGTCGTCGAGCGGTACGTTTCCGATTTGAGCTGCGGGATCACGAATCTGATCAATACGTTCCAGCCGGACGCGGTCTGCATCGGCGGCGGGATCAGCAACGAGGGGGAAAATCTTCTCGCCCCGGTGCGCGAGCTTACAGCCCGCGAGCAGTTCGGCACCGGCGCCGCCCCGAAAACAAAAATCCTGCGCGCCGGGCTCGGGAACGACGCCGGCATCATCGGGGCCGCCCTGCTCGGCTGCTGA
- the abgB gene encoding p-aminobenzoyl-glutamate hydrolase subunit B — translation MDKSQMYEYLDQKQDTLTDVANHIWDYAETAFEEFKSAELLEKVLRENGFQVEEGVGKIKTAFCATYGTGKPVIGILAEFDALSGLSQKAHSAVREPVAENGNGHGCGHNLFAGGSVGAALAVKAYLESNKRPGTVKLFGCPGEEGGSGKAFMAREGVFKGLDIALAWHPQGVNAIFDINFLANYQILYKFKGVAAHAAAAPQMGRSALDAVELMDVGVNYLREHIIPEARVHYAITNSGGFSPNVVQPEASVLYLIRAPKTSQVEEIYQRVNKIAQGAALMTETSVEIQFIKACANVVPNKSLSKAMFDNLKSLKLPEYTPEEIGFANEIAKTVPQSKTREEDLLHRVGTLPPEDFKRCVQQLKGKSLCDIVIPFYEDNPSAQMTMSSDVGDVSWNVPTAQVVTTCYAMGTPEHSWQLVSQDRTSIGYKGMMLAAKTIAGTAVDALENPALIEKAKKEFHERLEGETYRCSIPKDVFPRPIRSL, via the coding sequence ATGGATAAATCGCAAATGTACGAATATCTGGATCAAAAGCAGGATACGCTGACCGATGTGGCGAACCACATCTGGGATTACGCGGAGACCGCTTTTGAGGAATTCAAATCCGCGGAGCTGCTGGAAAAAGTCCTGCGCGAAAACGGGTTTCAAGTGGAGGAAGGCGTCGGAAAAATCAAGACCGCGTTCTGCGCGACATACGGAACGGGAAAACCGGTCATCGGGATCCTCGCGGAGTTCGACGCGCTGTCGGGGCTGAGCCAGAAGGCGCACTCCGCCGTGCGGGAGCCGGTTGCCGAAAACGGCAACGGGCACGGGTGCGGCCATAACCTGTTCGCGGGCGGCTCCGTCGGAGCGGCCCTTGCGGTAAAAGCCTATCTGGAATCGAACAAACGGCCCGGCACGGTAAAGCTGTTCGGCTGCCCGGGGGAAGAGGGCGGCTCCGGAAAAGCGTTCATGGCAAGGGAAGGCGTGTTCAAAGGGCTTGATATCGCCCTTGCCTGGCACCCGCAGGGCGTAAACGCGATTTTCGACATCAACTTTCTCGCGAATTACCAGATCCTTTATAAATTTAAGGGGGTGGCCGCACACGCGGCGGCGGCTCCGCAGATGGGGCGCAGCGCCCTGGATGCGGTGGAGCTGATGGATGTCGGCGTGAATTATCTGCGCGAGCACATCATTCCGGAAGCGCGCGTCCATTACGCCATCACGAATTCGGGCGGCTTTTCGCCCAACGTCGTCCAGCCGGAAGCCTCGGTGCTGTACCTGATCCGCGCGCCGAAAACCTCCCAGGTGGAGGAGATCTACCAGCGGGTCAACAAGATCGCGCAGGGCGCCGCCCTGATGACGGAAACCTCGGTGGAGATCCAGTTTATCAAGGCGTGCGCGAACGTGGTGCCGAACAAATCGCTTTCCAAGGCGATGTTCGACAACCTGAAAAGCCTGAAGTTGCCGGAGTACACCCCGGAGGAAATCGGGTTCGCAAACGAGATCGCCAAAACGGTTCCGCAGTCGAAAACCCGGGAAGAGGACCTTCTGCACCGTGTCGGAACGCTTCCGCCGGAAGATTTCAAACGCTGCGTGCAGCAGCTGAAAGGGAAGAGCCTGTGCGATATCGTGATCCCGTTCTACGAGGATAACCCCAGCGCGCAGATGACCATGTCCTCCGACGTGGGCGACGTCAGTTGGAACGTGCCGACGGCGCAGGTGGTGACAACGTGCTACGCGATGGGAACGCCCGAACATTCGTGGCAGCTTGTGTCGCAGGACAGAACCTCCATCGGGTATAAGGGCATGATGCTCGCGGCAAAGACGATCGCCGGCACCGCGGTGGATGCCTTAGAAAACCCCGCGCTCATCGAAAAGGCGAAAAAAGAGTTCCACGAGCGCCTGGAAGGCGAGACGTATCGGTGCAGCATCCCGAAGGATGTTTTCCCGAGGCCGATCCGTTCGCTTTGA